A segment of the Candidatus Fusobacterium pullicola genome:
CCATAAATATCTGTGCTGGATAGAAGTTATACCATAAAAATCCTAATCCCGCTCCACAGACTGCTGATAAAAATACTGTTATCTCTCCTGAACCCTCTATATAGAAAAGATTTAAATGTCTACTCAACTCTGTATGTCCAGTAAAATATGCTACTACTCCTAATATAGCCGAACAGATAACCATTGGCATTATAGCAAGTCCATCTAATCCATCAGTTATATTAACTGCATTAGATGTTCCCATCAGAATTATTAAGATAAATATCAACATTCCAACTCCACCAATATATAACATATTTTCTGAATATATTGGATTTATTATTGAAAGGTCTATAGTTCTATCTCCTGTAAGTCCAAAATAACTTACAAATAACCATACCAATATAGCTATCAAACCTTGACCTAAAAGCTTTTTCTTCCCTGATAATCCCTTTTTATTTACAGTAAATTTCTTATAATCATCAATAAATCCTATTCCAGCAAATCCCATCATTGTTATCAATAAAAGAATTATTATGGGATTTGTAATATCTGTAATCATTAAACTTGTAGCTAATATTGTTAAAATCATTAAAACTCCTCCCATTGTTGGAGTTCCTTTCTTAGACATATGAGAAGCTGGTCCCTCTTCCCTTATCTTTTCACCAAACTTTTTCACCTTTAAATAATTAATAAAAGGTTTTCCAGCTATTAATACTATTACAAAAGCTAACATAAATGCCATAAAGCTTCTTAAATAGATAGATTTTAAAAATTGTAAACTTTCTATATACTCACCAATTAAATAAAACATCTTATCTCCTATCCCTCTATAATCTCTTCCATTTTCATTCCTCTAGATCCCTTCAAAAGTACAGCTTTTCTCTCTAAAGGACTCTTTTTTATCTTCTCTGATATTCTTTTCTTATCTTGGAAATGCTCTATTTTATCACTATTCTCTAAAAGTGATTGAGCCTCCTTCATTCTTTCTCCATAAATATATATCTTATCTACTCTTATACTTAAAGCTTTCTCCAGTACTTGCTTATGATACTCTATCTCGTTCTCTCCTAGCTCTAACATATCCCCTAAAACAACTATCTTCTCTCTTTCGTTATACAACTTATCAAATGTCTCTAAAGAGTAATTCATAGAGATAGGGCTAGCATTATAGGCATCATTTATATAGATGATACTATCTTTCTCAATTTTTTGAAATCTCATAGGTGTCAATTCAAGATTTTGAAAACCTTTTTGAATTAACGAGGAATCTATTTTTAATTTTTTACCTATGACAACAGACATAGCAGCATTTAAACAATTATGCTTACCATTTAAACCTACATGATAATTTTCTCCATCTAGCATAAATTCTAAACCACTTTCCATATCTTGGAAATCTCTTATCTGCTCTTTACAATTATCCCCAAATCCAACAGTTACCCCTGCCAAATTTCTTAAATAAAAATCATCTCCATAAACTATTAAGTTTTCTTCCGAAATATATTTTATCATCTCGCCCTTAGCTTTAAAAACATTCTCTCTTGTTTTTAAGAACTCTAAGTGAGAATCTCCAATATTTGTTATAATTCCATAATCGGGGCTAGATATCTCACATAACTTATCTATCTCTCCAAAACCACTCATTCCCATTTCAAGAACAGCTATCTCATCCCCATCTTCTAACTGTAAAATTGTAAATGGCAATCCAATATGGTTATTATAGTTTCCTTCTGTCTTTTTGCATCTATATTTTTGTGATAAAACTGAGTATACCATATCTTTAGTAGTTGTTTTACCATTACTTCCTGTTATACCTATTATTACAAGCTTTAAAGCCATTCTATAATCTCTGGCTAGTTCCTGCATAGCTACTATAGTATTTTTCACTTTAATAACCCTTTTATCGCTTCCTAGATAGTTATCAGCTATTACCAATGTAGCTCCCTTTTCTAAAACTTCATCTATATAGTTATTCCCATTGTTTATAGCAAAAAAAAGTGAATTCTCTTTTACTTTTCTACTATCCATAACTACATTTGCTATCTCTTTTAAATTTAATAAATTATATTTTTGTTGTAGTATCTCTGTAAGAATTTTCATAATTTTTACCCAAATTAATTATAAAACTAATCTACCCTTCCTTAATTTATCACGAACATTTTATTTTACCATTAATATAGTGAGAATACAATTAACTTTTATATATTTTTCAATAAAATTTATAGTTTTTTTAATTTATTTTTTAAACTCTATTTTTAGTTATTTTTTTCCAAATTAACTGCAAAATCTAAAAGATTTCTATAGCATTTCACATTTAATTTTTTTATCTTTTCTAGATGCTCTACACCATGACCAGTTTCAACTAAAATAGGTGTCACTCTTGCATTTATACCAGCTTCTACATCACTGATATTGTCCCCTACCATAAAAGACTTTTCTCTATCTATATTAAACTCTCTTATTGCTTCTTCTAACATTCCAGGATTAGGCTTTCTACATTCGCACTCTACCTTGTACTTACCTACACCTTTCTCTGGATGATGAGGACAGTAGTAGAACTTCTCTATTCTTATACCATCTTTTTCTAAAATATCACTAATATGATTATTTAACTTTATTAAATCTTCTTCTGTATAGTATC
Coding sequences within it:
- the mraY gene encoding phospho-N-acetylmuramoyl-pentapeptide-transferase; protein product: MFYLIGEYIESLQFLKSIYLRSFMAFMLAFVIVLIAGKPFINYLKVKKFGEKIREEGPASHMSKKGTPTMGGVLMILTILATSLMITDITNPIIILLLITMMGFAGIGFIDDYKKFTVNKKGLSGKKKLLGQGLIAILVWLFVSYFGLTGDRTIDLSIINPIYSENMLYIGGVGMLIFILIILMGTSNAVNITDGLDGLAIMPMVICSAILGVVAYFTGHTELSRHLNLFYIEGSGEITVFLSAVCGAGLGFLWYNFYPAQIFMGDTGSLTLGGVLGVVAILLKQELILPIIGGIFVMEALSVIIQVGSFKLRGKRVFKMAPIHHHFELCGLAETKVTMRFWIATLMFGIIALGIIRMRGIL
- a CDS encoding UDP-N-acetylmuramoyl-tripeptide--D-alanyl-D-alanine ligase, which codes for MKILTEILQQKYNLLNLKEIANVVMDSRKVKENSLFFAINNGNNYIDEVLEKGATLVIADNYLGSDKRVIKVKNTIVAMQELARDYRMALKLVIIGITGSNGKTTTKDMVYSVLSQKYRCKKTEGNYNNHIGLPFTILQLEDGDEIAVLEMGMSGFGEIDKLCEISSPDYGIITNIGDSHLEFLKTRENVFKAKGEMIKYISEENLIVYGDDFYLRNLAGVTVGFGDNCKEQIRDFQDMESGLEFMLDGENYHVGLNGKHNCLNAAMSVVIGKKLKIDSSLIQKGFQNLELTPMRFQKIEKDSIIYINDAYNASPISMNYSLETFDKLYNEREKIVVLGDMLELGENEIEYHKQVLEKALSIRVDKIYIYGERMKEAQSLLENSDKIEHFQDKKRISEKIKKSPLERKAVLLKGSRGMKMEEIIEG
- the gmhB gene encoding D-glycero-beta-D-manno-heptose 1,7-bisphosphate 7-phosphatase → MNKAIILDRDGTINVEKDYLHKIEDFEFEEGVVEGLKILSNLGYIFVVVTNQSGIARGYYTEEDLIKLNNHISDILEKDGIRIEKFYYCPHHPEKGVGKYKVECECRKPNPGMLEEAIREFNIDREKSFMVGDNISDVEAGINARVTPILVETGHGVEHLEKIKKLNVKCYRNLLDFAVNLEKNN